In the Rhinatrema bivittatum chromosome 6, aRhiBiv1.1, whole genome shotgun sequence genome, one interval contains:
- the LOC115093240 gene encoding leucine-rich repeat-containing protein 3-like translates to MFLIRKVYRFANLFLRWGIFLLLLCFHTGTFCPSQCHCSDNTGVMVVHCSSRNLEGIPNDIPMETVLLKLDANKISQIPNNVFRHLDYLQELDLSKNAIEKIEIASFTGITEGLRLLDLSNNHINNIPEGALAKLRAKIRLANNPWNCDCAFQDVLQELKLDPETVNEIICQTSVEEEYAGKPLIQVLDAGVNFCNILHKTTDVAMFITMFGWFTMVITYVVYYVRHNQEDARRHLEYLKSLPSTQIITKDFDTVSTVL, encoded by the coding sequence ATGTTTCTGATTAGGAAGGTTTACAGGTTTGCAAATTTGTTCTTGAGATGGGGAATTTTCTTGCTGCTCTTGTGTTTCCACACGGGTACCTTTTGCCCCAGTCAGTGCCATTGCTCAGACAACACTGGGGTGATGGTTGTTCACTGCAGTTCAAGAAACCTGGAAGGCATTCCAAACGATATCCCAATGGAGACTGTACTTTTAAAACTGGATGCTAATAAAATTTCCCAGATCCCTAATAATGTTTTCAGACATTTGGACTACTTGCAAGAACTGGACTTATCCAAAAATGCTATTGAAAAAATAGAAATTGCTTCCTTCACCGGGATCACAGAAGGACTGAGGCTGCTGGACCTGTCAAATAATCACATTAACAATATTCCTGAGGGAGCCCTAGCTAAACTCAGAGCTAAAATCCGGCTCGCTAATAACCCCTGGAATTGTGATTGTGCTTTCCAAGATGTCTTGCAGGAACTGAAGCTGGATCCTGAGACGGTGAATGAGATCATATGCCAAACATCTGTGGAGGAGGAATACGCAGGAAAGCCTCTTATCCAGGTTCTTGATGCAGGCGTCAATTTCTGCAATATCCTTCACAAAACAACTGATGTGGCCATGTTCATAACAATGTTTGGTTGGTTCACCATGGTTATTACCTATGTAGTGTATTATGTTCGGCACAATCAGGAAGATGCCAGGAGGCATTTGGAATACCTTAAATCTCTGCCAAGCACACAGATTATTACTAAAGACTTTGATACTGTTAGTACCGTTCTGTGA